From Streptomyces sp. NBC_01551:
AGTCGACCGGCAGCCCGTGCGCCAGCTCGTTCGCGCCGCCCAGACCGAAGACGACGACCGCGCCCCAGGCCGCGCCGAGCAGCGGGGCCAGCCACGCGCGCGGGGCGAGGATGCCGAGCACGTCGGTCGGCAGGAACAGCAGCCAGGGGTTGAGCACCCCGGTGGAGAGCGCCATCGGCGCCCCGAGGCCGAAGACGAACCCCGCCGAGAGCCCGAAGGACACCGCACCGGTCGCGTTGCGGGTGGTGCGCCCGTGGATGAAGTCGAGCATGAACGGGCGTACCCCGTCGTTGAAGACGGCCAGCGCCAGGTGCGCGACGGTCGCGGTCAGCGCGCACACCCCGACGACGAGCAGTTGCTGGGCCGGCGAGAAGGCGAGAGCGGCGTCCGCGGCGGCGAGGGCGGTGCCCACGCGGGGTCAGACGGCCCGGGCGGCGATGGCGCGGGCCATCAGCGGGGCGACGGTCTCGATCCGGTCGAGGGCGAAGCCGAAGACCCGCTTGCCGTCCGCCAGCAGGGCCGTGACGTCGGCCTCGGTGGGGACCGAGCGGCCGAAGGTGTGGCAGTCGGCCTGGCCCAGCAGGCCGACCAGGACACCGAGGGAGGCGCCGGCGCCGGTGTGGCAGGTCCCGAGGAAGTAGTCGGCCCGGCCCGCGCGGAGCGCCGCGGCCGCGTCCATGTCGTTGGAGACGGCGATCTCGATGCCGTCGATGCCGAGGCCGGTGACGGCGGTGGCCACCTCGGCCTTGCCGACGCCACCCGTGAGGATCTTCGCCATGGTCGTACTCCTTCTTCGTGCTCTCTACGACGCTCTACGACACGACGCTCTACGCGACGGGGCCGGCGGGCCGGACGGCGAGCGCGGCCAGGTGCAGGCCCAGGAAGGTGACCTCGGCGGCGGGGAGCGGTGCCCCGAGGGAGCCCGCCGCGCGCCCGGAGATGGCCCGGGCCCGCTCGACCGCCTCGGGGTGCCCGGCCAGCTCGGCGCTCACCCGCTCGTCGGCGTCGCGGGGGTCGACCGGCTCGCCGTCCAGCACCCGGGTCAGGGCCAGCAGCAGATGGCTCGTCAGCATCCCCGCCGTGGCCTCGGTCACGATCCGGCCCTCGGCCGCGAGCGCGCCGAGCTCGGCGGTGACGAACGCGGCGACCTCGGGGCGGACCCGGCCGCTGTCCCGGAAGAGCCGGATGCGGAGTGCGAGCTGATCGTCCACGGGGGCCAGGATGGTGGATCCGCGCCCCGACGCCGGCCCC
This genomic window contains:
- a CDS encoding DUF2620 family protein codes for the protein MAKILTGGVGKAEVATAVTGLGIDGIEIAVSNDMDAAAALRAGRADYFLGTCHTGAGASLGVLVGLLGQADCHTFGRSVPTEADVTALLADGKRVFGFALDRIETVAPLMARAIAARAV
- a CDS encoding transcriptional antiterminator; amino-acid sequence: MDDQLALRIRLFRDSGRVRPEVAAFVTAELGALAAEGRIVTEATAGMLTSHLLLALTRVLDGEPVDPRDADERVSAELAGHPEAVERARAISGRAAGSLGAPLPAAEVTFLGLHLAALAVRPAGPVA